The Priestia koreensis genomic interval CATCATTCATCCGACTAATGAGTATACCAAATGTCTCTTTATCTTCTTCTGACCAGCCTTGAAGCATGCTCTCATATCGTTCAATTCGTAACTTTTTGTCCTTCTCCAATGCTTCTTTTCCTTTTTCCGTAATCATTAGTAAACTGACGCGTCGATCAGTAGGATCTGAAGATCGTGTAATGAGCTTCCTTTCCTCTAGCGCTGCAGCTTGACGTGAAAGAGTGGAAATATCCAGTTTAAAAGATGCTGCTAGCTCTTTTACTCGTGTAGCTCCCACTTCATCTAGCTCCCTTAACAGCAAATAAGGTGCTCGTTCAAGATGACCAATTTTACGATCAGATGTATCTAAGTAAACGGCTCTTCTGATGAAAGTCGTTAACTCATATTCAATTTGTTCAATTGAACTTTTTTTCATCGATTTTATTCACTCCTCGTTACGTCCTGCTCGTTGACAATACCAGACATAGTTGTATAATACAACTATATATTTGTAGTATGCAATTATTTTGGTGCGTTAAATAGAGAGGAACGATATTCTTGATTAAGATTATTCGGATTATCATTCAAATTATGATTTTATATGTGTTCTCCTTTGTTGGTGAATACGTTCATCAAATCTCACATCTTCCGATTCCAGGGAGTATCATTGGTCTTTTATTGCTTTTTATTCTATTACTATGCAAAGTAATTCCAGTGAAAATAATTGAAGATGGATCAAGCTTTTTATTAGCCTTTCTTCCTCTTTTATTTATACCTGCAATTACAGGGATTATGAAGTATCCGTCCCTTTTTTCACTAAACGGGGCGATTTTGTTTTTTATCATTATTGCAAGTACGATTCTAACAATGATTGTGGCAGGCTTTGTTAGTCAATTCTTAGAGCAAAAAGCAAATAGACGAAAGGAGGAAAAAGCATGCAACAAGCAATCTTCGCAATCGCTATGATTGTGCTCACGGTTATCGCCTACTTATTAATGGCGAAACTATACGTGCGCTTTTCGTATCCTATTTTTATTCCCGTTTTAACCACTACCATTCTTATGATCGTCATCCTCGTCGCGCTTCATATACCTTACGAGGAATATATGAGTGGTGGAAAGTGGATCAATTCCCTGCTAGGACCTGCCGTTGTTGCTCTTGCTTATCCTCTTTATAAACAGCGACACATTCTTTTAAAATACAGCTTTCCGATTTTAGGTGGAGTCATTGTTGGTCTTTTTTGCGGCATGATTAGTGGACTCGTTTTCGCAGAAATATTTGGCGTCGATCGGAATCTTATTTTATCAATTGTTCCAAAATCCATTACAACTCCTGTCGCCATCCAAATTGCTTCTGGGTTAGGTGGAATTCCTTCCATGACCATTGTATTTGTCATGATCGCAGGTTTTTCTGGTGTGATACTGGGTCCAATTGTCTTAAAATGGCTCCGTATTCACAGCTCACTTGGAAAAGGAATTGCTCTTGGCAGCGCCTCACATGCTTTAGGAACATCAAAGGCGCTAGAATACGGAGAGCTAACAGTATCTATGAGCTCTGTCTCGATGACGTTAAGTGCGATTTTAGGGTCGATACTGGGTCCAATTGTTGTTTGGATTTTTCATGTCTAACATCTCCATCATACGCTAAGCGAACCGACGAACAAAAGGAAGCATCGGAATCCCGGTGCTTCTTTCTTTTCTATTAAAAGCACTTTAGAATAGAGAAAAAGCTAGTATACGCTGGCTGTATTTTTTGAGGTGATGTTAAAAATGATTCATATCCTAATAGCAGATGATGATATACATATTCGGGAACTGCTCCGCCATTACCTTCAAACCGAAGGATACGTCGTGTTAGAGGCATCAGATGGAGTCGAGGCCTTACAAATTTTAGAACAACGCCAAGTTCAGTTAGCGATTGTCGATGTGATGATGCCTAATAAAGATGGTTTTCAGTTATGTGAGGAAATTCGTCGCTACTATGATTTTCCTATCGTCCTTCTAACTGCCAAAGATCAGCTTATAGATAAAGAACGTGGTTTTACAGTCGGAACAGATGATTACGTCACAAAGCCATTTGAGCCTCGCGAGCTCCTCTTTCGAATCAAAGCATTACTACGCCGCTATCAAATGGTGAGTTCAGAAAAAATCTTGTTAAACCAAACCATTATTGACCGGAGAAGCTATGAGGTTCAGGTAAAAGGAAAAACGATTATGCTGCCAATGCGTGAATTTGAACTGCTCGCACAGCTTGCTAGTTTTCCAAGTCGCGCCTTTTCAAGAGAGGAATTAATTCAGCTCGTTTGGGGTGCCGATTTTGATGGTGATGATCGTACGATTGATGTACATATTAAACGTCTAAGGGAGCGATTTGCAAACCATACAGATGACTTCCAGATCCAGACGGTACGAGGCGTTGGCTATAAATTGGAGGTTTCTAAACTGTGAGAACTCTTTATTTACGTATCTTCCTCACAACCATTTTCGTGATGATCTTAAGTAGTTTTTTCGCCTTTTTTCTCTCCAATGCCTATTACCAGTTCAAATTAAAGCCTGTAAATGACCAGAAGCTAATGAAGATGGCGAACGATATCAAAGATTTTTATGAACATAACGCGGAAGACAATATCAATGCCTATTTAACGAGCGTTGGTCATTTAGGCTATCAACTCTATTTAGTCGATGAACAGGAAAAAAACATGTTTTTTGGAAACAAATTTCGCAAAAACACATTAAAAACTGGGACCATTC includes:
- a CDS encoding MarR family winged helix-turn-helix transcriptional regulator; this encodes MKKSSIEQIEYELTTFIRRAVYLDTSDRKIGHLERAPYLLLRELDEVGATRVKELAASFKLDISTLSRQAAALEERKLITRSSDPTDRRVSLLMITEKGKEALEKDKKLRIERYESMLQGWSEEDKETFGILISRMNDVFIE
- a CDS encoding CidA/LrgA family holin-like protein, producing MKIIRIIIQIMILYVFSFVGEYVHQISHLPIPGSIIGLLLLFILLLCKVIPVKIIEDGSSFLLAFLPLLFIPAITGIMKYPSLFSLNGAILFFIIIASTILTMIVAGFVSQFLEQKANRRKEEKACNKQSSQSL
- a CDS encoding LrgB family protein; protein product: MQQAIFAIAMIVLTVIAYLLMAKLYVRFSYPIFIPVLTTTILMIVILVALHIPYEEYMSGGKWINSLLGPAVVALAYPLYKQRHILLKYSFPILGGVIVGLFCGMISGLVFAEIFGVDRNLILSIVPKSITTPVAIQIASGLGGIPSMTIVFVMIAGFSGVILGPIVLKWLRIHSSLGKGIALGSASHALGTSKALEYGELTVSMSSVSMTLSAILGSILGPIVVWIFHV
- a CDS encoding response regulator transcription factor; the encoded protein is MIHILIADDDIHIRELLRHYLQTEGYVVLEASDGVEALQILEQRQVQLAIVDVMMPNKDGFQLCEEIRRYYDFPIVLLTAKDQLIDKERGFTVGTDDYVTKPFEPRELLFRIKALLRRYQMVSSEKILLNQTIIDRRSYEVQVKGKTIMLPMREFELLAQLASFPSRAFSREELIQLVWGADFDGDDRTIDVHIKRLRERFANHTDDFQIQTVRGVGYKLEVSKL